The nucleotide sequence CCTGCCGCGGATCGGCGGGGCGATCGCCGCCATGGAGCCGCTGTTCCGGGCCGAGTGGCCGTCCTCGGCCGAGGTATGGCTGGCCGGCGGCGTGCCCGCCCCCGGGGGGCGGCTGCGCAACCCGGCCCTGGCCGCGACCTGGCGGCGCCTGCTCGACGAGGCCGAGGCGGCCACGCCGGACCGAGACGGCCAGGTCGAGGCCGTTCTGGCCGCCTTCTACGAGGGCTTCGTGGCCGAGGCGATCGCCGGCTGGCTGGCCTCGGCCGAGGTGATGGACGTGAGCGGCCGGCGCCACCGGGGGCTGCTGGGCGGCGACGACCTGGCCGGCTGGCGGGCCAGCGTGGAGGAGCCGGTGTCGGTCTCCTCCAACGGCTGGACCGTGTGCAAGACCGGCCCCTGGGGCCAGGGCCCGGTGCTGCTGCAGCAGCTGCGCCTGCTGGAGGGGTTCGACCTGGAGGGGATGGGCCTGGGGAGCGCCGCCTACGTCCATACGGTCACCGAGTGCGCCAAGCTCGCCTTCGCCGACCGGGAGGCCTGGTACGGCGACCCGGCCGCCGTCGACGTGCCCCTCGACGGGCTGCTCGACCCCGCCTACGCGGCAGCGCGCCGGGCCCTGGTCGGCGACGAGGCGTCGCTGGAGCTGCGCCCGGGGTCGCCGGCCGGGCGCAGCCCGCGCCTGCCCGCGGCCGTGGCCGGGCACGACGGCGACGACGAGCTCGCCGGATCCGGTGAGCCGACCTTCGGCGACACCTGCCACGTCGACGTGGCCGACCGCCACGGGAACCTGGTCGCGGCCACCCCGAGCGGCGGCTGGCTGCAGAGCTCGCCGGTCGTCCCCGGCCTCGGGTTCTGCCTGGGCACGCGGGCCCAGATGCTGTGGCTGGAGGAGGGGCTGGCCAGCTCCCTGCGACCCGGGGTTCGGCCGCGGACGACCCTCAGCCCGTCGCTGGCCCTGCGCGACGGCGAGCCGCGCCTGGCCTTCGGGACCCCGGGTGGGGACGCCCAGGACCAGTGGACCCTCCAGTTCTTCCTGGCCCACGCCCGCTTCGGCCTCGACCTCCAGGCGGCCATCGACACCCCCAGCTTCCAGAGCGACCACTTCCCGAGCTCGTTCTGGCCCCGCCGGGCCGCCCCGGGCAAGCTGGTCGTCGAGGCCGGCCACGACCCGGCCACGATCGAGGGCCTGCGCCGGCGGGGTCACCTGGTCGAGGTCGCCGGCCCCTGGTCGCTGGGCCGC is from Actinomycetota bacterium and encodes:
- a CDS encoding gamma-glutamyltransferase family protein, translating into MFATRPELRGSFGMVSSTHWLASGTGMAVLERGGNAFDAAVAAGFVLQVVEPHLNGPGGEVPILAAPAGQGRVLVVNGQGPVPAAATIERFRDLGLGLIPGTGLLPACVPGAFGAWMLLLRDHGTLCLRDVLEPAIGYAEAGFPALPRIGGAIAAMEPLFRAEWPSSAEVWLAGGVPAPGGRLRNPALAATWRRLLDEAEAATPDRDGQVEAVLAAFYEGFVAEAIAGWLASAEVMDVSGRRHRGLLGGDDLAGWRASVEEPVSVSSNGWTVCKTGPWGQGPVLLQQLRLLEGFDLEGMGLGSAAYVHTVTECAKLAFADREAWYGDPAAVDVPLDGLLDPAYAAARRALVGDEASLELRPGSPAGRSPRLPAAVAGHDGDDELAGSGEPTFGDTCHVDVADRHGNLVAATPSGGWLQSSPVVPGLGFCLGTRAQMLWLEEGLASSLRPGVRPRTTLSPSLALRDGEPRLAFGTPGGDAQDQWTLQFFLAHARFGLDLQAAIDTPSFQSDHFPSSFWPRRAAPGKLVVEAGHDPATIEGLRRRGHLVEVAGPWSLGRTCAAGRDPATGFLVAAANPRGRQAYAVGR